The Engraulis encrasicolus isolate BLACKSEA-1 chromosome 11, IST_EnEncr_1.0, whole genome shotgun sequence nucleotide sequence ATTTATGGGCAATCTGGCGCTGACACACAGCCAGGCCAAGTCACAGAAGCCCGGCCAAGTTCGAGATAACCAACCCATAACTCCTCTGGGACGCTGAAAACGACACCAATGTAAAACAAGAGCTCTGTCTAattttttccctccattttctGAGTGGCAGATGGACGAGGACAAATATGATATGGTGGGTTTGGATTGATCTGACCATCCTACCCCAGTCCCTGCGGGCAGTGACGCGGCCTGAAGCCAAAGCATGTTGCATGATGACCAAATGGAGGTCCCAGTGAAGGTCTATTAGCTGTGGCCATATGCTCAGGCCTACTAGCCAGCTGGACGGGTCTGTGTGGACTGGACAGTGAGCGATAGCCCATCAACGGaagccacagacacacaagcagatgaCCGAGAGAACTGAGGGGGCTGAGAACCGGGCGACTGGAGTGAGTGGGCACCAGGGCTGCTGCCTATTTATGGGGAGGGAATGAGAAACATTTAGCTCAGAGAAGAACAGACAAACATCTCAGAGAGGAAATGCAAGGCCTAGACATGAGTCACCACCACACGGCCTCCACAGTTCGTGTCAAGTTCACTTAGGTCCTGTACCATGGAAAAGAGAAACATGCCATCACGCGTACCAAACAAATGCATGATATACCTCTTGGCCTACTTTCTGTTCCGTTGCAAGAACTATGACAGGAAAACAGCATTGCTCCACTATCATTACATCATCAAAAGGCGCCCATAAGGACTGTTCATATCTGTGTCCCTCTCTTCAGCGATGAAAAGCAAAAAAGCTCTAACTCATCCAACCGGTCTGAAAACACCCACAGAGAGGCCACTTGAGTTTTAATTAGCCACCATCACACCTGTACGGCTCTCCCACAGGCCCCCTTGTAAAAGCTTGAAACAGCAGAAGATTAGATTGTTtaagatgtgtcaacgcatgttgTGCAACAAAGGATGCATGAAAAAATTAGATGTGTTCTCATGAGAGTAGCACGGAGAATTTGGTGTGTagccagaatgtgtgtgtgagagagagagagagagagagagagagagagagagagataaagagagagatagagagagagagagagaatctactGACCACCACTCATCATCTCCACATTCACCCTTAACCACCTTATAATGCCAGACTGTGCTGCCTTTGACATTTCAAGGTATGAATCAGCAAGTCTTCAGCGGGATTTCTATGTCCCTTGCCTTTCACTGAGACCACAGAATACGCCCTGACAGCACAACCATCATCCATTCCCTAAGCTCCCATCCCATTGCCTCCTCGTGCACATGTCTGACTGGAGGCAAGCAGTATCGTCTTCTGTTGTACAATGTCTGTTTTCCTTCACTTGTCCATCCAGAGAAAAGAGTCCATCCTGCTTTGTGCACACTCACAGTCTACATATTTTGCCTTTTGGCTATGGGGACAAGACGTTAAGGAGATGGAAGGCAAAGTGCGCGCATGAAGGGTGTAAACAGAAAAgccagtgagacagacagacacacaaagtgaTCCTAAGTGCAGTCCTGGGGCTCTTTTCCCAACACAACGCTTGTTGACTGTCCCTTTCTATCCAGCCAAGGCCATGCTGCTGTCCGTCACTGGTACCTATATCTAACTATTGCTCTATGTTCACTCAGGCAGGGTCCCCTTTCAATCCCCCCTCTTGCGCAGCGTTTTGTTTTGATTACATCACCGCAGTGCATGCTGCCCTTCCTGGCTAGCTTTCGCgatcatgtttcagtgtgtgctgTATAAATACTCATCATCACCCCCTCTCTCAGTCTCCACCATGTTGTGCTTTTGTCTCCACAGTACAAACCTATGTCTAACACCACATGCTGACTAGTAGGAGTTTGACGGACATTAATAACATCAAACTGGCCCCGACTAAGAGAAGCATAAACTCAGTTAACTGTCTGAGTCTGGGAATTAGTTCTGTGGTGACCTCTCTGTTAACACTGATTAGAGTGATGTGATTAAACGGACCCTGAGGAATGCAAAGTTTGGCTACTGCTTAGCACCAGAGGTTTCAGGCCAACTGTACAAATGGTATGAGATATTCAAGGTGTCCATCTGCAGTGCCACCGTAAGTCTTTCAGCCTAAAGTAGTGATTCCCAGCCAGAGGTGTACCACTTGGGATACGCTTGCACTGTAAGGGATAAGTCACgcggaaaaaaataataacaaatgtaagcACAAGAGTCATATTGGGAGATGAATGGATATAGAGCTCGGACTCATGAGGGGGTACTCTTGGTATGACAACAAATATTTAGGGGGTAGGCAAGACAAAAAGGGCTACAAACACTGGACTAAAGGACGGTGCTAAGGAACTAGTAAAATATGAAGCCTGGAGAACAACAAAGTACTGGACGTGGTCCAAGTTGCTGAGCTACACCAAACGTCTACCTCGAGGTCACTATTAATACATGCTTCGCTAAACTTGTGTGAGTGAAAGGGCATGTTTGGAGAATCGACGGTGTATATGGGCGACAATGTTTTTGCTGTCACCAGGGATGTCCTGTTAACTGCACGAGCCAAAGAATGGTGTGCAACTAAAGAAAAGCCCGTGTCAGATCCTAGAATCCCCTGATTACAGTGCGGTTGTAGCCAAAATTACAAACATTAACACCCAACTTGTACCCCCAATGCCAGACACAATCAGAAACCTACTACACAGGTTCAGCCCTGACATCATTGTTATTGcataacatttcttactgacgTGAATGTTACAGGCTTTAATGCAGGCAATTACTTGTCTCGAGCAGTGTTTTCCCGTGGGCCAAGCCTTTGTAAGTGTCCACATACCGGTATGGAAGATGGTTACTTTTAGTTGCATTACGGAAATGTTGGCTGTACAAGTGAATCTTGGATCATCATGACTGTCTGCCTGAAAAGTAGCTGGCAGAGTACATCTCGCTGTGCTGGAGACGATGAAACGGGGGTAAAATAATTACGCGAGAGAACATGCGATTAGTCCCTGTGTGGATGAGGTTTCATGTTAACACAGGCGTTAAACTTGTGTGCCATACACGATATTCTTCAAGAGAAATAGGAATGGTGGCTAGCTGGTGTTACCGTTAGCTTACCATCACAGTCAACCTAAACCCTATTATCATACGTTAGCAGAGCAGCTGGCGTCTCGATCACAAAAATGCCAAGTAGCCTAGCTTTTGAATACACTTACCCATGTCAACAGACTCTCACACAACTCCACTCGATCCACAGATTCCAGAGTACTCATTGTCCTTTTCGACTAATCCACTGCTTGTGGGCTGTCTTTATCCTAATTGGTAACGTATCCACACAGGACAATTTCCGAAGACGTCTAGACTGATCTATTTGATCAGAACAACGTGACGAATTGTGGCGCTTTTGGCGAAATGGAATAAACCGAATCACAGTCCCCTTAGACGTTCAAGTGTGTGGCGGTCTTCAGTTTCAAAAAGGGAATAAAATAATTAAGACCCAAAAACAggaacacacatacaaccaccccACCGGTTTATCCCTCTCTGCTTTTTTTCCCCAACCCAATCGGGGTCCTTAAGATGCCACCCTGCAGTTTGTGGACAGCCTCGCGCCTGTATGAAAAAGACTAATGTAAAGAAAACACGTACGTACAAAACATTCCTTTTGTTTAAAGTCTAGGATTGGCACAAGTCAGTAATTAATATGATTTATTTTCAAAATCCATGTTTAATCCTAATGTTACACCCATGATACTTGTAGAAACACTGCCAACGCGATTAAATGTATCCGGCGCAACACATACCAATCTGTACACAAGGGGTCCTTACAGGAATGCGGAAATACAGATCAAAAATACTGTACGTCAGAAGGAAGATACTGAAAATATTCTCAACTTGCTTAATATGTACGTATTTATTTCATACATGCATCTGCTCTTTGACGAATAATGTGTGCATACTGGTAAATATGTGCACTATCACAATAAGTAAGCCTATGCGTACACATGGATAGTCAGTTTGGAGGCGGCGGTGTTTGATTCTTGGATGACATTTAGCCACAGCCTGGTGTAATCGCCAGTGGATAACAACCAACAATTGTTTTGGTTCAGAAAGTCTTATTTGGTGATGTTGCCGCCATAAACTATTGATGACATGAATACAACAATGAGATGTTGAATTGCACTTCATACTTGAATTGACATTACATGGGAAATTAAATACGCTTTACAGCTCATCTGTCATTcatacacagtaggcctaatgcaaagCGTTTATTTCACCACACCAGTTATGTTGATTGTCAGTCTTGTATTTGAGTTCACATTTGCCTACAGATTGAGAAGTTTACTATTCATCGGGGCAAGTTAGACATTGATGCCAGGAACCCACAGTCTTGTCGCACAGTTGATTTCTCTAACTTATTTTTGGTACGCCAGGAAGAAAAGATTATGATCTGTTGGAATGGAAGAAAACCAGTGCCTGCATGCGAGTCGTCTCCTTCAAGATGAGGACTCTCTAATAGAAGGTGTCAGCAACCCTGTCCTTCTGGTGGTGGTTCTGAGCGTCACTTTTCTGGGTGGATTGATCACACTGCTCTGCAGGTAAGCAGAACACTCTACATGCCTGTGTTGTTCCATACATGTCATGTATGTTCTGGTCTGTACTAACAACAAATAAAGTGTTCTCAAACAGCACAGTTTGCATCACTACTATTGTTCAAGGTAGAGGTTTTCAGGAATTCAGATTCTCTTTTTTTACGTCGGACTGAAGTGCAGTTGTTCGGTTTGCATCCCCTTCTATGTCTTAAAGGAACGAACAACAAAGAATCCACCCCGAAAACCAAGAGCATGTACGAGCGGTGCGGCAGCAGCTTCAGGCAGATGaggtatatctctctctctctctctctccctctctctaacgtTCACCACACCACAACCTATATCAGAATTCATTGTCATGACGTTTCCTGCCGTTGacgggaaggtttttttttaaatcacttctcTCTTATACGCAGCAGGacacagagccagagccagagcccagGCCGCAGTTCTACACAGACATGTCGTGTCCAGTATGTCTGCAGCAGGCCACTCTCCCCGTGGAGACCAACTGTGGCCACCTCTTCTGTGGTGAGAATGGCCAATGGTCTAAGTACAATATATGTATAAAAAGACAGATGGGCAGCGCTGCCTTGGGTCTCAATCAATAGTGTAGTGCAGGAAAGTAAAGGAGGGTCCCAAGGCAacacgcacaaataaaaacaaaggaCTCGACAGCAGAGTTGCCTCGGGACCCTCTTTAGTACAATATGTATGTTTATTGTGAAAAATATGTTCCTCTGTTGGTCTATCTTTTCTTTACATGGAAGGAAACGTTTACAGGGTAGGTTGCTGACTGAAATGGTACACTTTATTGCATAATGCCTTGTCTGATGTGTTATCTGCTCTTGTTTGTCTGACTGGCAGGCTCCTGCGTCATTGCGTACTGGCGGTATGGGACATGGCTTGGGCCAATTAGTTGCCCCATATGCAGGCAAACGGTAGGTGAACTGTCTTTGTTCTACTTTTATCACCAGTAAGTAATCACCACAAACACTGAGGACACTGGGCACGTTCACACCAATGGTAGTTGGTAAACTAGGACCCAAGACTCTGTGTTATGTCGTTTCACTTTAGTCCGTGTGAAAATGTACACTCccagttttgatttgtttgaagaagtgaaagtagactacaccatacACCATATGGTCCATTTGGACCCAAGACTCTGTCTTATGTCGTTTCACTTAAGTGCGTGTGAAAATTTACACTCccagtttttatttgtttgaagAAGTGAAAGTAGACTACAGTACATTCTGTTTCCGCATTAACAATTTCATTGCTGGTTGTGAATCAAATCCTCAAACTGTTATAAAAGTGTTTGAAAGAATCAACTTAGTTTAATTTGTTCCAGTCACTGGCTACAAAGGTAAAAAGATGGCTTTGAGTCTACTCAACACACATTCCTTTTCAATGTTGCAcaaggtgggtgtttgagtatgtgttgtaaacagacctttgttttctttttcttttcacttttgttgtgtgcaggTGACGCTGATCTTCCCACTGTTCCAAGGTATAGTGCAGCCTGATGCCCCGGAGCAGACTGATGATGGGCACCCTGAGGCCAACCTCGTCCTACAGGACCTCACAGACTACAACCGCCGCTTCTCCGGACAGCCCAGAACGGTGAGTGCTGCTTTGCATCCACTGTCAGGGTTTCCAGTGTGTCAGTTCTCTGTAACCCTTTTCATGACATCTGAAAATAGGTTGCAGGCTTTTATTGTATTTTGACACATTTAGCAAAGGGTATtagtccaggagcccaggggggtctacctagttgggaaggttaccaatttttatgggtactatgatgtctggcatggtccccagatagaggaacagcacgtctgccatgttccctcgggtgggtgtggcaaggagggggtaaaactggcacccaaaaaatgggctagatcagttggtgaggttaccacttgaaatctcttgtaaattgttcatcatagtcccctgatagagaaatgaccactgccagacatttttagtggtgggttacccccggcagacgcccccgtatgatgatacccccaaaaatgggctagatcagttggtgaggttaccacttggaacctgttgtaaattgtttgtcatggtcccctgattgaggaatggccactgccagacgtttttgatggtgggcggggcttgccagacatcattaactggggggtaaaaagtgggctagatcagttggtgaggttaccacttgaaatctcttgtaaattgtaTATCTCTGCACACAGAATTCTTAAGGAAAATCCTTTTTTTAGGTCCTTTCTGCCTTTTGTCTATTtcatacacacatttgtctttacgGGAGGAAGGACATTTGACTTCTCAGAC carries:
- the rnf170 gene encoding E3 ubiquitin-protein ligase RNF170 isoform X1 — its product is MEENQCLHASRLLQDEDSLIEGVSNPVLLVVVLSVTFLGGLITLLCRNEQQRIHPENQEHVRAVRQQLQADEQDTEPEPEPRPQFYTDMSCPVCLQQATLPVETNCGHLFCGSCVIAYWRYGTWLGPISCPICRQTVTLIFPLFQGIVQPDAPEQTDDGHPEANLVLQDLTDYNRRFSGQPRTIMERLRDVPTLLRHAFREMFSVGGLFWMFRLRILLCLVGALTYLASPLDFIPEALFGLLGFMDDFFVILLLFIYISIMYREVVTQRLGGGGG
- the rnf170 gene encoding E3 ubiquitin-protein ligase RNF170 isoform X2, whose protein sequence is MEENQCLHASRLLQDEDSLIEGVSNPVLLVVVLSVTFLGGLITLLCRNEQQRIHPENQEHVRAVRQQLQADEDTEPEPEPRPQFYTDMSCPVCLQQATLPVETNCGHLFCGSCVIAYWRYGTWLGPISCPICRQTVTLIFPLFQGIVQPDAPEQTDDGHPEANLVLQDLTDYNRRFSGQPRTIMERLRDVPTLLRHAFREMFSVGGLFWMFRLRILLCLVGALTYLASPLDFIPEALFGLLGFMDDFFVILLLFIYISIMYREVVTQRLGGGGG
- the rnf170 gene encoding E3 ubiquitin-protein ligase RNF170 isoform X3, producing the protein MSCPVCLQQATLPVETNCGHLFCGSCVIAYWRYGTWLGPISCPICRQTVTLIFPLFQGIVQPDAPEQTDDGHPEANLVLQDLTDYNRRFSGQPRTIMERLRDVPTLLRHAFREMFSVGGLFWMFRLRILLCLVGALTYLASPLDFIPEALFGLLGFMDDFFVILLLFIYISIMYREVVTQRLGGGGG